In Candidatus Vicinibacter proximus, the following are encoded in one genomic region:
- a CDS encoding c-type cytochrome: MKSKSLFSIIAFLFGLNHFVYSQGGVATGNNAVQNDPYDVVRYMLIFVCTVLLLIIIVLGNALLAASKQYLRTKINKHSSNILTLLITILTLSFWSMPIQANAQTTMMPRIDWGLIPMDVWAMIILAFLEFVIIIAISNKIKGFVTPESEILEPSKKESWLINLWRKANNFRPIEQEYQIDSGHNYDGIRELDNKVPGWWSFAFFGCILFGAVYMYRYHVAHSAPLPHEELSIAQAKAAKAKAEYMKNQSESVDENSVVMSDAAGIAEGAELFKTNCVVCHLAQGQGSIGPNLTDDYWINKGGLKDIFATIKYGVPAKGMKSWVEDFSPRQIANLSSFVKSLRGTNPPNPKEKQGELYIEEANGSTLVDTSDNKKPVDTTSLGK, encoded by the coding sequence ATGAAATCAAAATCTTTATTTTCCATAATAGCTTTTCTTTTTGGTTTAAACCACTTTGTTTATAGTCAGGGTGGTGTTGCGACGGGGAATAATGCCGTTCAGAACGATCCATATGATGTAGTCAGATACATGTTGATATTTGTGTGCACTGTTTTATTGCTGATTATTATTGTATTGGGTAATGCTTTGTTGGCAGCATCCAAGCAATATTTAAGAACTAAAATCAATAAACATTCTTCAAATATTTTGACATTATTGATTACAATATTAACGCTCAGTTTTTGGTCTATGCCAATTCAGGCAAATGCACAAACCACCATGATGCCACGAATCGATTGGGGTTTAATTCCAATGGATGTTTGGGCAATGATTATTCTAGCGTTTCTTGAATTTGTTATCATAATCGCTATTTCAAATAAAATAAAAGGGTTTGTTACACCGGAATCTGAAATTTTAGAACCATCTAAAAAGGAATCTTGGTTAATCAATTTATGGAGAAAGGCCAATAACTTCAGACCTATCGAGCAAGAATACCAAATTGATTCCGGCCATAATTATGATGGTATTCGTGAGTTAGATAATAAGGTGCCGGGTTGGTGGAGTTTTGCCTTTTTTGGATGTATCTTATTTGGCGCGGTTTATATGTACAGATACCACGTTGCTCATTCTGCTCCTTTGCCTCATGAAGAATTGAGCATAGCTCAGGCCAAGGCTGCTAAGGCTAAGGCTGAGTATATGAAGAACCAGTCTGAGTCCGTAGATGAAAATTCAGTGGTAATGTCTGATGCTGCTGGTATTGCAGAAGGCGCGGAATTATTTAAAACCAACTGTGTGGTCTGCCATCTTGCTCAGGGACAAGGAAGTATTGGTCCGAATCTTACGGATGATTATTGGATAAATAAGGGAGGCTTGAAGGATATTTTTGCCACTATTAAGTATGGTGTACCCGCTAAAGGAATGAAGTCATGGGTAGAAGATTTCAGTCCAAGGCAGATTGCTAATTTGTCAAGTTTTGTAAAGTCTTTACGAGGTACAAATCCTCCTAATCCTAAAGAAAAACAAGGTGAGCTTTATATCGAAGAAGCAAACGGGTCAACTTTAGTGGACACATCAGATAATAAGAAACCAGTGGACACTACATCATTGGGTAAATAA